The proteins below come from a single Oxyura jamaicensis isolate SHBP4307 breed ruddy duck chromosome 1, BPBGC_Ojam_1.0, whole genome shotgun sequence genomic window:
- the BCL9 gene encoding B-cell CLL/lymphoma 9 protein isoform X2: MHSSNPKVRNSPSGNTQSPKSKQEVMVRPPTVMSPSGNPQLDSKFSNQGKQGGSTSQSQPSPCDPKSGGHPPKVLPGPGGSMGLKNGAGNGAKGKGKRERSISADSFEQREAGTPNDDPEIKDCNSADHVKSQDSQHTPHSMTPSNASAPRSSTPSHGLTATLEPASGQKTPSKVVYVFSTEMANKAAEAVLKGQVETIVSFHIQNISNSKAERNTVPLNPQITALRTEPKPLPQPQPPAAQDQNPPQNAKMQPTPPVSAPVSKPTGPPCPIDQDSPSVESKVMSVGSPANSTPLQTEGFGQSSTPNNRAVSPVSQGSNSSAADPKGPPQPVSGGDPSSLGENPDGLSQEQLEHRERSLQTLRDIQRMLFPDEKEFAGGQSGGPPPNSGVLDGPQKKPEGPIQAMMAQSQSLGKGSGSRTDGGAPFGPQGHRDMPFSPDEMGPPPMNSQSGPIGPDHLDHMTPEQVAWLKLQQEFYEEKRRKQEQVVVQQCSLQDMMVHQHGPRGVVRGPPPPYQMTPGEGWGPGGPEPFPEGMNMSHSLPPRGMAPHPNMPGSQMRLPGFAGMMNPDMEGPNVPNPASRPGLSGVSWPDDVPKIPDGRNFPPGQGVFSGPGRGERFPNPQGLPEEIYQQQLAEKQMGLPPGLNMEGIRPGMEINRMIPSQRHMEPGNNPIFPRMPVEGPMSPSRGDFPKGIPPQMGSSRELEFGMGPGSMKGDMGMNVSMGSNPPLVPQKLREAGVGPEEMMKLRPGVSEMLSSQQKMVPLPFGEHPQQEYGMGPRPFLPMSQGPGVGLRNLREQMGPDQRTNNRLSHMPPLPLNPTSNPNSLNTAPPAQRSLGRKPLDISAAGQVHSPGINPLKSPTMRQVQSPMMGSPSGNLKSPQTPSQLAGMLAGPTAAAAAASIKSPPVLGSAAASPVHLKSPSLPAPSPGWTSSPKPPLQSPGIPPNHKASLTMSSPAMLGNVESGGPPPSTVSQSAPVTLPGNLPSSSPYTMPPEPTLSQNPLSIMMSRMSKFAMPSSTPLYHDAIKTVASSDDDSPPARSPNLPPMNSVPGMGINSQNPRISGPNPVGPMPTLSPMGMTQPLSHNNQMPSPNAMGPNIPPHGVPVGPGLMSHNPMMGHGSQESPMVPQGRLGFPQGFPPVQSPPQQVPFPHNGPSGGQGNFPAGMGFHGEGPLGRPTNLPQSSTDPALCKTGGPGGPDSFTVLGNNMPSVFTDPELQEVIRPGATGIPEFDLSRIIPSEKPSQTLQYFPRGEVPGRKQPQGPGPGFSHMQGMIGEQTPRMGLTLPGMGGPGPVGTPDIPLGTAPSMPGHNPMRPPAFLQQGMMGPHHRMMAPAQTAMPGQPALMSNPVAAVGMIPGKDRAPAGLYSHPGPVGSPGMMMSMQGMMGPQQNIMIPPQMRPRGMAADVGMGGFSQGPGNPGNMMF, translated from the exons ATGCATTCCAGTAACCCCAAAGTGAGGAACTCCCCGTCAGGCAACACACAGAG CCCCAAATCAAAGCAGGAGGTGATGGTCCGTCCCCCTACAGTAATGTCCCCGTCTGGCAACCCCCAGCTGGATTCCAAATTTTCCAACCAGGGCAAACAAGGGGGCTCCACCAGCCAATCCCAGCCCTCTCCCTGTGACCCCAAAAGTGGAGGTCACCCCCCCAAAGTGCTCCCTGGCCCAGGTGGGAGCATGGGGCTAAAGAATGGGGCCGGAAATGGTGccaaggggaaggggaagagagagagaagcatttCGGCAGACTCCTTTGAACAGAGGGAAGCCGGGACTCCTAATGACGACCCTGAAATCAAAG ACTGCAATTCTGCCGATCATGTGAAGTCCCAGGATTCTCAGCACACACCACACTCCATGACTCCTTCAAATGCTTCAGCCCCAAGGTCTTCCACACCTTCCCATGGCCTGACTGCTACTTTGGAGCCAGCAAGTGGGCAGAAGACTCCATCCAAAGTGGTTTATGTCTTTTCTACTGAGATGGCCAACAA GGCTGCAGAAGCCGTGCTGAAGGGACAGGTGGAAACCATCGTGTCCTTTCATATCCAGAACATCTCAAACAGCAAGGCGGAACGAAACACTGTACCCTTG AACCCCCAGATCACTGCACTTCGGACTGAACCCAAGCCCCTGCCGCAGCCGCAGCCCCCTGCCGCCCAGGACCAGAACCCTCCCCAGAACGCCAAAATGCAGCCGACTCCACCCGTGTCAGCACCAGTGTCCAAACCCACTGGTCCCCCGTGTCCCATAGATCAGGACAGCCCCAGTGTGGAAAGCAAAGTGATGTCGGTGGGCAGCCCCGCCAACTCCACCCCGTTGCAGACGGAAGGATTCGGGCAGAGTTCGACCCCCAATAATCGAGCGGTGAGCCCGGTTTCCCAAGGTAGCAATAGCTCCGCTGCAGACCCCAAAGGTCCTCCCCAGCCGGTGTCTGGTGGGGACCCGTCCAGTCTGGGCGAGAATCCGGATGGGCTGTCGCAGGAGCAGCTGGAACACCGGGAGCGCTCGTTGCAGACCCTGAGAGACATTCAGCGCATGCTCTTCCCTGACGAGAAGGAGTTTGCGGGAGGGCAGAGCGGGGGGCCGCCCCCGAACTCTGGGGTGCTGGATGGTCCCCAAAAGAAACCTGAAGGGCCGATACAGGCCATGATGGCTCAATCCCAAAGTTTAGGCAAAGGGTCAGGGTCTCGGACAGATGGAGGGGCTCCGTTTGGCCCTCAAGGACACAGGGACATGCCCTTTTCCCCAGATGAAATGGGGCCACCACCAATGAACTCCCAGTCGGGACCCATCGGCCCCGACCACCTGGACCACATGACTCCCGAGCAGGTGGCCTGGctcaagctgcagcaggagttTTAcgaggagaagagaaggaagcaagAGCAGGTGGTTGTGCAGCAGTGTTCCCTGCAGGACATGATGGTCCATCAGCACGGGCCTCGCGGTGTTGTGCGAGGCCCTCCCCCCCCCTACCAGATGACCCCAGGGGAAGGCTGGGGACCCGGGGGTCCCGAGCCCTTCCCTGAGGGCATGAACATGTCCCACTCTCTGCCCCCCAGGGGCATGGCCCCTCATCCCAACATGCCTGGGAGCCAGATGCGCCTGCCCGGTTTTGCGGGAATGATGAACCCTGACATGGAGGGCCCCAACGTCCCGAATCCTGCCTCCCGGCCGGGGCTTTCAGGGGTCAGTTGGCCAGACGACGTGCCAAAAATCCCAGATGGCCGCAACTTCCCTCCCGGCCAGGGCGTCTTCAGCGGCCCCGGCCGAGGGGAGCGGTTCCCCAACCCGCAGGGCCTGCCCGAAGAGATCTATCAGCAGCAGCTGGCCGAGAAGCAGATGGGCCTGCCCCCTGGCCTCAACATGGAGGGCATCAGGCCCGGCATGGAGATCAACAGAATGATTCCCTCCCAGAGACACATGGAGCCCGGGAATAACCCCATCTTCCCGCGCATGCCGGTGGAAGGGCCGATGAGCCCTTCCCGGGGGGACTTCCCTAAAGGAATACCCCCCCAGATGGgctccagcagggagctggagttTGGGATGGGCCCTGGCAGCATGAAGGGGGACATGGGCATGAATGTCAGCATGGGCTCCAACCCACCCCTGGTACCTCAGAAGCTGAGGGAGGCAGGAGTCGGGCCGGAAGAGATGATGAAGCTGCGGCCCGGCGTCTCGGAGATGCTCTCCTCCCAGCAGAAGATGGTGCCGCTGCCGTTCGGGGAGCACCCGCAGCAGGAGTATGGCATGGGTCCCAGGCCTTTCCTTCCCATGTCTCAGGGCCCAGGAGTTGGCCTCCGAAATCTCAGAGAACAGATGGGGCCTGACCAAAGGACTAACAACCGGCTCAGCCACATGCCGCCACTACCTCTCAACCCCACCAGTAACCCGAATAGCCTCAACACTGCTCCCCCCGCACAGCGCAGCCTGGGCCGCAAGCCCCTGGATATCTCCGCAGCCGGTCAGGTGCATTCTCCAGGGATCAACCCCCTGAAGTCTCCCACCATGCGCCAGGTCCAGTCTCCCATGATGGGGTCTCCCTCGGGGAACCTCAAGTCCCCCCAGACGCCCTCCCAGCTGGCAGGAATGCTCGCGGGCCCCACTGCCGCAGCTGCCGCTGCCTCCATTAAGTCCCCCCCGGTCTTGgggtctgctgctgcttctcctgtccACCTCAAGTCTCCGTCTCTCCCCGCACCTTCTCCGGGATGGACTTCGTCTCCAAAGCCTCCTTTGCAGAGCCCCGGGATTCCCCCGAACCACAAGGCGTCTCTCACCATGTCTTCTCCGGCCATGCTGGGGAACGTGGAGTCGG GTGGTCCACCTCCTTCCACAGTCAGCCAGTCTGCTCCTGTGACTCTCCCTGGAAATCTTCCCTCTAGCAGCCCTTATACAATGCCTCCAGAGCCAACCCTCTCCCAGAACCCTCTCTCCATTATGATGTCCAGGATGTCCAAATTTGCCATGCCCAGCTCAACACCGCTCTATCACGATGCCATCAAAACTGTGGCCAGCTCAGATGATGACTCCCCTCCGGCACGCTCCCCAAATTTGCCACCTATGAACAGTGTACCAG GAATGGGCATTAATTCTCAGAATCCTCGAATTTCAGGTCCAAACCCAGTGGGTCCAATGCCAACCCTTAGCCCAATGGGAATGACCCAGCCTCTTTCCCACAACAACCAGATGCCCTCTCCAAATGCTATGGGACCCAATATACCTCCTCACGGGGTCCCCGTGGGACCCGGCCTGATGTCACACAACCCGATGATGGGGCACGGTTCCCAAGAGTCTCCGATGGTACCTCAAGGACGCCTGGGCTTCCCGCAGGGGTTCCCTCCCGTACAGTCCCCTCCACAGCAGGTGCCATTTCCCCACAACGGGCCGAGCGGCGGGCAAGGCAACTTCCCGGCGGGAATGGGCTTCCACGGAGAGGGACCTCTGGGGCGTCCTACCAACCTGCCCCAAAGCTCGACAGATCCAGCACTTTGCAAGACTGGAGGCCCTGGCGGTCCAGACTCCTTCACTGTTCTTGGAAACAATATGCCTTCGGTTTTCACCGATCcggagctgcaggaggtgatCCGTCCCGGAGCCACGGGAATACCCGAGTTCGACCTCTCCCGGATTATCCCGTCGGAGAAGCCGAGCCAGACACTACAGTATTTCCCTCGCGGGGAGGTGCCGGGCCGCAAGCAACCGCAGGGGCCCGGGCCCGGCTTCTCCCACATGCAGGGGATGATAGGAGAGCAGACCCCGCGGATGGGACTAACGTTGCCTGGCATGGGGGGCCCCGGGCCGGTGGGGACTCCGGATATCCCTCTCGGGACAGCTCCGTCCATGCCGGGCCACAACCCGATGAGACCGCCGgccttcctgcagcagggcatgATGGGGCCGCACCATCGCATGATGGCACCAGCACAGACGGCGATGCCCGGGCAGCCCGCGCTAATGAGCAACCCCGTGGCCGCCGTGGGCATGATCCCAGGCAAGGACCGAGCCCCCGCGGGGCTGTACAGCCACCCGGGCCCCGTCGGGTCACCCGGCATGATGATGTCAATGCAGGGCATGATGGGACCCCAACAGAACATCATGATTCCCCCCCAGATGAGGCCCCGAGGCATGGCTGCTGACGTGGGCATGGGAGGATTTAGCCAAGGCCCTGGAAACCCAGGGAACATGATGTTTTAA